TCTCCTGGGCGTGACCTGCCAGGTGGACCACGGTCTGAAAGATCACCGACAGCACGTCCAGGTCCATGCGACGGTTGATTCCCTGGTAGGAGCGAGGCTGCAAGAGTCGTCCAGATGCGAGCGAACTCAGCACCGCATTACACTCCCTGGCGACCATTTCCAATCGGCTGACGAGTGCATCCTTTGAAATGGGGCCTCGCTCAGTGAATTCGCTGGCCCGGTCACGCTCATTCGGCAATTGTGCGACAACGCCGACAATGCGATCACGCAGAT
This genomic window from Pirellulales bacterium contains:
- a CDS encoding DUF1572 family protein translates to MDSASPDDASVGAAFLAQARDRLAAACGLIRHCTDQLNDEQVWCRPRASQNSIGNLLLHVTGNLRDRIVGVVAQLPNERDRASEFTERGPISKDALVSRLEMVARECNAVLSSLASGRLLQPRSYQGINRRMDLDVLSVIFQTVVHLAGHAQEIVFMTRLELGDTYQFTNVPRESK